A single Verrucomicrobiota bacterium DNA region contains:
- a CDS encoding glutaredoxin, producing the protein MNKPKIIAYLKPSCGWSQGVRAVLRKYDLPYEDRDIINDPVQRQEMIERSGQMLSPCVEINGRLLADVSGEEVEAYLLANRLVGSTEREADAPTNQPCAHEMPAGAPIQFHR; encoded by the coding sequence ATGAACAAACCGAAAATAATTGCTTACTTGAAACCGTCCTGTGGTTGGAGCCAGGGTGTGCGCGCCGTCCTGCGCAAATACGACCTGCCGTACGAAGACCGCGACATCATCAACGACCCTGTCCAACGCCAGGAGATGATCGAAAGGAGCGGTCAGATGCTCAGCCCGTGCGTTGAGATCAACGGTCGCCTGCTGGCTGACGTGAGTGGTGAGGAAGTGGAAGCCTACCTGTTGGCCAACCGGCTAGTGGGTTCGACTGAGCGTGAAGCCGATGCGCCAACCAACCAGCCGTGCGCTCACGAGATGCCGGCAGGAGCGCCGATTCAATTCCATCGTTGA